A window of the Ipomoea triloba cultivar NCNSP0323 chromosome 14, ASM357664v1 genome harbors these coding sequences:
- the LOC116003621 gene encoding uncharacterized protein LOC116003621: MDVDAEPTMEETILVGDDLMMGPPSPIIPPEIASHVLEGVEMCDGILRNLFLCLQINEIEPFCQDEIILYQQCAEKRDKELRRRIQDSEHKLGLSMPLDLAKERAAQLESEVTSLDRRLILASGVEGMEGFRQRWSLHGRLMDTKKRLESLKQGMESRKEDEPTRNSPTRKKWFFW, encoded by the exons ATGGATG TTGATGCTGAGCCAACTATGGAGGAAACCATTTTGGTGGGTGATGACCTAATGATGGGCCCTCCATCGCCAATCATTCCTCCAGAGATAGCATCTCATGTCCTTGAAGGTGTTGAAATGTGTGATGGAATCTTAAGGAATCTTTTCCTAT GCTTACAAATCAATGAAATCGAACCATTCTGTCAAGACGAGATTATCTTGTATCAACAATGTGCAGAGAAAAGG GATAAGGAGCTCAGACGACGGATTCAAGATAGTGAGCATAAATTAGGGTTGTCAATGCCTTTAGATCTTGCAAAAGAACGAGCTGCCCAGCTAGAATCAGAAGTCACATCACTGGATAG ACGTTTAATATTGGCAAGTGGAGTTGAAGGCATGGAAGGATTTCGACAGAGGTGGAGTCTCCACGGTCGCCTTATGGATACCAA GAAAAGGCTAGAGTCTCTGAAGCAGGGAATGGAGAGTAGAAAGGAGGATGAGCCAACCAGAAATTCCCCCACCAGAAAGAAATGGTTCTTCTGGTGA
- the LOC116003620 gene encoding nucleosome assembly protein 1;2 yields the protein MSYKKNTESADEVEELLRAAEDETLLRLSINSHTARGSSAQFIDADLDRRFQALKSRPKTSAVPNKPQKKPAPTASSRPDDVQGPKKVADGDLDGADDLFARFTALKSSLPSYSSSSGSVNDPGRAKLESGEEEDEDDEVEKLMKWAIDAARLDPSPPSDTDDDDVHDDSDEEEDEDSDGAKRKTKRK from the coding sequence ATGAGTTACAAGAAGAACACAGAAAGCGCCGATGAGGTTGAAGAGCTGCTGCGAGCCGCCGAAGACGAAACCCTTCTGCGCCTCAGCATCAACTCCCACACTGCCCGCGGTTCCTCCGCCCAATTCATCGACGCAGACCTCGATCGCCGCTTCCAAGCCCTAAAATCCCGACCAAAAACCTCTGCTGTTCCTAATAAGCCCCAGAAAAAGCCTGCTCCGACTGCATCATCCCGGCCTGACGATGTACAGGGCCCCAAAAAGGTCGCCGATGGTGATTTAGATGGTGCGGATGATCTGTTTGCTAGATTCACTGCGCTCAAGAGCTCCCTCCCCTCTTATTCGTCTTCGTCGGGGAGTGTTAACGATCCGGGAAGGGCGAAATTGGAGAGTGGTGAAGAagaggatgaggatgatgaaGTTGAGAAGTTGATGAAGTGGGCGATTGATGCTGCCAGGCTTGATCCTTCTCCTCCTTCCGatactgatgatgatgatgttcaCGACGATAGTGATGAGGAGGAGGACGAGGACAGTGATGGGGCTAAAAGAAAGACAAAACGTAAATGA